One Fusarium falciforme chromosome 1, complete sequence genomic window carries:
- a CDS encoding ATP-dependent DNA helicase — MDSDEFDDNIADEDFITALEQVSSSIGGQGATRTIQNSAPQGSKPTSQQDPAVVAALELEDLPSDAFSSPEPPQSRLPASATISAPQTARSGFSRTSSGNWRQTTLFGGSISSDGPRPSQPATARVFRADLPPEARTHHAIDEEAMKTWVYPTNLGAIRDYQFSIVKNSLFNNTLVALPTGLGKTFIAATVMLNFYRWTKTAKLVFVAPTKPLVAQQVDACYNIAGIPRSETTLLTGDIPPALRVDEWEARRVFFMTPQTLLNDISHGYADPKQIALLVIDEAHRAVGEYAYAKVTKLIRRFSNSFRVLALTATPGSKIETVQEVIDNLGISHCEIRTEDSIDIRQYVHQRNIEQVVLDPSDEMCLVSELFTKALKPLTDKLSSQNIWFGRNPMAITAYGLMQSQKEWFASRGRHANQGVQHMMRAVFNVLTSIAHSIKLLNFHGIKPFYDNLVDLRSEQEGKGEKGSKYKRQLIQDSNFQEMMDRISKWLRTDGFVGHPKLTALADCVLNHFMDKGEGSATRVIVFSEYRDSAEEIVRMLNTHRPLIKASVFVGQADGKRGEGMKQAQQIAAIERFKRGEFNVLVATSIGEEGLDIGQVDLIVCYDSSASPIRMLQRMGRTGRKRAGNIVLLLMRGKEEDQFAKSKDNYEKMQTLICEGSRFNFRFDLSTRIVPRAIRPEVDKRHVDIPVENTQDTSLPEPKKRRVPAGKKKPPKKFHMPDGVETGFQSVASMLKIGGKAKQTKARQNPELSDIVQVPDQSRVLLNDEELKELNRAYRDLPFNHTVVEETAIPSMTAYPELQRQLRPVFKLKHGTRTKRCVEMWKKMGTDPESMVLPCRSVDTSDYLEIPVPAFAGSDDEPQEERPPARAKPAKPAAPAKKKANRQPPSKTQPQAKRRRLSPVLEPESYVLGSMVDDGMSDEEDEEEEEEEEATPRGRGRPKKGSKPRGKGKRKPQRKTGGINSDEVGDDCDRDSDLMETDGSDDGEDLVDFIVSDNHPISSLREAPASHPPGTDETAKPFFVPTRFSATQESEDIPELGELVKKKAGGRSAVEESEDDVTTRRAIRGRRAMVVDESDSDF, encoded by the coding sequence ATGGACAGTGACGAATTCGACGACAATATTGCCGACGAGGACTTCATCACGGCTCTTGAACAGGTCTCATCCTCTATTGGCGGACAAGGTGCTACAAGAACCATACAGAACTCGGCGCCCCAAGGTTCCAAGCCGACCAGCCAGCAGGACCCAGCAGTCGTAGCGGCCTTGGAATTGGAGGATCTTCCATCAGATGCCTTCTCATCTCCAGAGCCACCCCAGTCAAGGCTACCCGCTTCTGCGACAATCTCCGCGCCTCAGACTGCGCGGTCAGGGTTTAGCAGGACGAGTTCGGGGAATTGGCGTCAGACGACCCTCTTCGGTGGCTCGATATCGAGTGATGGCCCGAGACCATCACAGCCAGCAACTGCGCGCGTATTCCGTGCCGATCTTCCCCCAGAGGCGCGGACTCATCATGCGATAGACGAAGAGGCCATGAAAACCTGGGTTTACCCCACAAACCTAGGCGCCATTCGCGACTATCAGTTCAGCATCGTCAAGAATAGTCTATTCAACAACACATTGGTGGCTCTACCCACCGGTCTAGGAAAAACGTTCATTGCGGCAACCGTTATGCTTAACTTTTACCGGTGGACGAAGACCGCCAAGCTTGTCTTTGTTGCCCCTACGAAGCCCCTCGTGGCACAGCAGGTTGATGCGTGCTACAACATCGCTGGAATCCCTCGTTCAGAGACGACTCTTTTGACGGGAGATATCCCTCCAGCTCTGCGTGTTGATGAGTGGGAGGCGCGACGGGTGTTCTTCATGACTCCACAGACTCTTCTGAACGACATTTCCCACGGTTATGCGGATCCAAAGCAGATCGCTTTGCTGGTCATTGACGAAGCACACCGAGCAGTTGGAGAATATGCCTACGCCAAGGTCACGAAACTCATCCGTCGTTTCTCCAACAGTTTCCGCGTGCTAGCGCTGACTGCCACACCTGGATCAAAGATCGAGACGGTACAGGAGGTCATTGATAACCTTGGAATTTCCCATTGCGAGATTCGTACTGAGGATTCGATCGATATCCGTCAATATGTCCACCAGAGAAATATCGAGCAAGTTGTTCTTGACCCATCTGACGAGATGTGTCTTGTTAGCGAGTTATTCACCAAGGCTCTGAAACCTTTAACCGACAAATTGTCATCACAAAATATCTGGTTCGGACGAAATCCCATGGCTATCACAGCTTATGGCCTGATGCAATCTCAGAAGGAATGGTTTGCATCACGCGGGAGGCACGCAAACCAGGGAGTTCAACATATGATGCGAGCCGTCTTCAACGTTCTCACGAGCATCGCGCACTCTATAAAGCTGCTCAACTTTCACGGAATCAAACCGTTTTACGACAACCTCGTCGACTTGCGCAGCGAGCAGGAAGGCAAGGGAGAGAAAGGGTCCAAGTACAAGCGCCAACTTATCCAAGACTCCAACTTCcaggagatgatggacagAATCTCCAAGTGGCTACGCACAGATGGCTTCGTGGGCCATCCCAAGCTCACTGCCTTGGCAGATTGCGTGCTGAACCACTTCATGGATAAGGGAGAGGGCTCTGCAACACGGGTGATTGTCTTCAGCGAGTACCGTGACTCGGCGGAGGAAATCGTGCGCATGCTGAACACCCATCGGCCGCTCATCAAAGCTAGCGTCTTCGTTGGGCAAGCCGATGGCAAACGAGGAGAAGGCATGAAGCAAGCCCAGCAGATCGCGGCGATCGAAAGGTTCAAACGAGGAGAATTCAACGTTCTCGTCGCGACATCTATTGGCGAGGAAGGACTCGACATTGGCCAGGTTGATCTCATTGTCTGTTATGATTCCTCAGCGTCACCAATTCGAATGCTGCAGCGAATGGGCCGAACAGGTCGAAAGCGGGCGGGCAATATCGTGTTGCTCCTGATGCGTGGAAAGGAGGAAGACCAGTTCGCCAAATCCAAGGACAACTACGAGAAGATGCAAACCCTCATTTGCGAGGGAAGCCGCTTCAACTTCCGCTTTGATCTCTCGACACGGATTGTTCCTAGGGCCATCCGACCAGAGGTCGACAAGCGACACGTTGACATACCTGTTGAAAACACCCAAGACACGTCACTACCGGAGCCCAAGAAACGTCGAGTTCCGGCTGGAAAGAAGAAACCCCCAAAGAAGTTCCACATGCCTGATGGAGTGGAGACGGGCTTCCAGAGTGTGGCGAGCATGTTGAAGATTGGCGGTAAAGCCAAGCAAACAAAGGCACGACAAAACCCGGAACTTAGTGACATCGTTCAAGTGCCAGACCAGAGCAGGGTTCTGCTTAACGATGAGGAGCTTAAGGAGCTCAACCGGGCGTACCGTGACCTGCCCTTCAACCATACCGTCGTGGAGGAAACGGCAATACCAAGCATGACAGCCTATCCGGAGTTGCAGCGGCAATTGCGACCGGTTTTCAAGCTTAAGCATGGGACTCGCACAAAACGCTGCGTTGAGAtgtggaagaagatgggaACTGACCCAGAAAGCATGGTGTTGCCTTGCCGTTCCGTGGATACGAGCGACTACTTGGAGATCCCAGTACCTGCATTTGCTGGATCTGATGATGAACCGCAGGAAGAGAGACCGCCTGCAAGAGCGAAGCCAGCAAAACCAGCGGCACCGGCTAAAAAGAAGGCGAACAGGCAACCTCCTTCAAAGACGCAGCCTCAAGCTAAGAGGAGAAGATTATCTCCCGTTTTGGAGCCGGAATCCTATGTTCTTGGTTCTATGGTGGACGATGGGATgtcggacgaggaggacgaagaggaagaggaagaagaagaggcgaCACCCCGTGGCCGTGGACGGCCGAAGAAAGGCAGCAAGCCTCGAGGGAAGGGGAAGCGGAAACCTCAACGCAAGACCGGTGGGATCAACAGCGATGAGGTTGGGGACGATTGTGATCGAGATAGTGATCTGATGGAGACGGATGGCTCTGATGACGGCGAAGATTTGGTCGACTTCATCGTGTCCGACAACCATCCGATATCGAGCTTGCGGGAAGCTCCCGCATCACACCCGCCTGGAACGGATGAAACGGCGAAGCCTTTCTTTGTACCAACACGATTCTCGGCCACACAGGAAAGCGAAGATATCCCAGAGCTGGGGGAGCTTGTTAAGAAGAAAGCTGGTGGAAGATCAGCTGTGGAGGAGTCGGAGGACGATGTTACTACGAGACGGGCAATCCGTGGCCGGCGAGCCATGGTGGTGGATGAGAGCGACAGTGACTTTTAA